CTGGTACGAGGTCCCTGTGAACTCGTGGCCTTTCTCAGAGGCCCGGATGGTGCTCTTCGGCGGCTTCGCAgtcgaggaggaaggggaggagctCTCGGGCTTTGCGCTACCGCTGCTGTCTGCCTTGTACGTGCGCATGGGCTTGCCTAGTAGCGTGTCGCCGACACACTGCTCGATCACCTGGCAGATACCCTCCTTCACGGCAAACGGCAGCCCCAGGGCGTTTCCGACCCAGTGGTGTGTCAGCTCGTGCACAATGAGCTCTGTTTGTTCCACCTCGGCGGTACTGTGCGCACTCCctccaccggcggcggcggttttCCTGCCTGGCTGGTAGATGGCCTCGTTGAGAATAATCGAGCAATGGTGCTCCATACCGGAGATATACGGCATTGTTGGACCAAGGAGGACGTCCAGGTGCTCGCACTGAAGGAGCGGCAGTGGACACTGAAagaggtgctggagcgctATCACAGACTCGATGGTGAGGCGTAAGACGCGCTCGAGGGTTGCCGTAGCGATTCGCGCCTGTCGTCGCGCCAGTACACGCACAGGAACGGGTGTGTGGGACAGGTTACTGGTGTCACTGAGGCCGCTCACGATGTCACCAGCAAACTTTGGGACGTCCAAGCTTCCCTCTACCACCTCCAGCCCATCGCCAGCTGCGGACATGCTCTCCACCTCAGCAATGCCTGGAAAGCACGCAAACGAGAAGACGTACGCGGGTAGCGGGCCGCACGGGGCAAAGCtcacctgcaccgcctgctgcgccgccagtTCTTTGCGGCCACGCTCCTCTCCGTTCGTCAAGATTGTGCGGAAGCTACTAGGCACCTGGATACTCTTGAGCTGCCATTCGAGGCGGTACTGCGGGTCGTCGGGGGCCGGAAACGCGCACCGGGCGAAGCGCACCTCAAAATGTGTGAGTAGAGGTACATCTTCGGTGCTGGGGTTACTGCTGATCCCACCGGCGGCGTAGATTCCACCACAGTCGAAAGACTGAACTCTGCCAATAAACTGAGTTGTTAGATCCACCTCAGAGAACGGGGGTAAGCTGCCGGCGCCTTCGAATAGGATCAGCTTCGATCCCCAGTCCACTGCGGCGGGTGTGGGCGAGTCGCCAGATGTCTGTGCATCGTGTTCCGCGACATCCGTGCCGCCCTTTTTCCAAACCTTGGAgcttcccttcctcttcccggCTCCAccactggtgctgctgcccgctgATGCCGCTCCAGCATCCTCCTGCTCGACGGACACAACCCTGAGCACTGCCGCGCCCGCGTCAGCAGAGATGGAGACACACCTCACCTGATAGGACTGGACATCGAGCACCCTGGCGTCCTTGTATATACCGCCAGCGGTTGTGAGTGCGTGAAGATGCAGGGCGTTTTTCTCGGCTATCACGCGACGGTGTCGCAGGAAGTCTTCGTACTCGGAGTTGCCTTCAGAGGGAGAAGCTGCAGAAGAGCTAGCAGTTCCCGCGGCGCTGTCTGCTGTGTCACGATACGGCTCACGCCGGTAGCGGATGATGGATGTGCCGTGGTACGCGGAGCCAGCTCGAatcgccgcgccgctgctggggcgGCTGAAGACGAGCTGCACCGTGCACTGGACAGGGTTCCATATGTACGCCGATGAGTCCATGTGGAGGCAAAGCAACAGTCaaccagcgccgctgcgcaaaATCCTGCCCTATCGTCTTGGAAGCGAAGGCGAGGGAgttacgtgtgtgtgtgtgtgtgggtgtatgtgggtgtgtggggcaACATGTAGGTGGAGGCGAGGACACGAAACGCGACAACAGAAGATGTGGAGCCCAGACGAGCAGCACGCCATTATGTCTATCGAGCATCGAACAGCTGAGAAGTTACACGATCGTAGTGCTACTTTGGTACCAGTGCAATGCGTCATCTGCACGATAGCCTTTCCTCCCGCGTACGGACGCGTTAAAAACCCAGATGGCGGTGGTACATAGAAGATTTCACCGGATGTAGTCTACAACCTTTTTAAGAAGTTCGTGCATGGTATGCTTCCCATGAcaagtggtggtggtggtgatcaCCTTTGAGCGAGGCAACACGAGTTGCTTGATGAACTATTAAGACGTCGCTGGCCTGCTTCCCGTTTCCGTTTCGCGTCACCACGTCCCATTACAACAGCGAGCACGTCGACAGATgtgcacgcatacacacacaaccacagcgcACGGGTGCctccgttgcaccacggcggcacctGAGCCCTCTAGGACGAGCCGACTGCCCTCGAACCGGGGCCATGCGTCGAACGGGCTCTTCTtgccctccctcgctcctccctcgcatgcgtgctgcgtCTCCAGCGATAGGCGGGCCTGGGCGCACTGCACATCTGGATCCAAAGCGGGCAGCGTCCAGGGTCCTGgtcgagggcggaggcaccGGTGTCCGCCGTGCGGCtagtggagggggtggcctAGGCGCATGCCGCATGGGCTCGGGGAATGAGTtgggcagccgcaggccAGGACCCTCTGGAGACCCTGTGCTCCGCCTGCGTGTGCCATGCCGTAATACGGTGTGGAGGCCCTCCACATGGGTGCCCGGAGGACTCGATGCTGCCATTCGGGGCGCACTCGCCATGCTGCCGGCATCTGTGCCCCAGCAGTCCGCAGGGTgtggtgcaggaggtggcgcctgctccgcgcacatgcacgggGGGTTACTGATAGGTATAGATATCTTCGCGCCTTGTTCGGATGTGAGGCGCCATGCCGACTGTGCAGGACAACACCGGCGCACAAAGAGCTCACAGCCTGTCGCTGAAGCCTCTTCCTCGGCTGacgaaaaagggaaaaacgCTGACGTCACGTGGTGCGTCGCGTCAGTAGCGTGCTCAGCTGATCCGATCGAGTGCATCCAGGAAGTGCAGGCGCTCATCCTGCGTCTCCCTGTCGCCCACGGCGCGCCGCACTTGTGTCCGCCACTCGTGAAGTCGATGGGGCATGAGGGTGTGCACGGCTTCCTTGATGGCCTTTGGACTCTTTTCCACCAGCGCGGTGAGGGCACGCGCTGCCGACTTTTGGACTCTCTCACCGCTGTTACGCGACTCCGCGTGCCGGCATGTGAGCTGTATAATTTCCTCGCTGGAGACGCTGGTGGAGGCCAAGTAGGCAACAAAGAAGAGGGCCCGCGCCGTCACTTTATGCGTCGTGCCAAGCAGCGGGGCATAGATGTCGTCCACTTCCTGATCAGATGCTGCGTCGTTGGCAATGCTGGTGACAACCGCCGGTGTCCGTCCATCCTCTGCTGTGCCCACCACAATGGACTCTGGCAGTGCTCGTGTGAGTCTCAGTGCCTCCACAATAACCGCCAAACCGCTGGCCTGGAAAAATGAAACGGTGTTTGGTGAGCAATCGCGGCATAGGCAGCTGCACgcatgcagcagcgcgccgagcAGGCGCATCAGAgacgcagctcctgcagctaCAGTCGCCGCTTCGGTGCTGtcgccgtgtgcgctgcccaccTGGCCGTCACTCCCAAGGTGCAGGAGATGCTGAACCGCTGCGATACAGTCACCCATGAAGGGGAGAATGATGTCCTCCCAATGAGCGGCTTCGTACGCGGCTTGCACTGGTGCGTTCAGCTGTGCTGAGTGGGCAACGATCATCGCAAGTTCTGTGAAGAGCGGCACCGCTGATGAAGAGATACCATCGTGAGTAGCAGTCTGTGCCTCTCTATCCCCTGTGCCGGTGGTGTCGGCGGCCTCCACGCTGGCGGAAGCGTCTCGGCTTCCGGTCGCAAGGAGAgggtgcgcagcgcgttcACGCCGCATCACGTCAAGAAGGCGCTTCGGCCCTTGCATGAGTGCAAACTCCGCGGCCCAGTTGACATCCTCGACCATGTCAGCCAGTTCCGCCAATGCTTCCAGTCGCTCTTCCTGCACCAAGGGCCCTGGCTTCCCTTCTGTGGTTTGGTTCTCCATGTGGACAAGAAGCTGCTTGACCCGCTTCTCGGGTGACTCGACCGAGACGAGGGCGTTGCGAAGCCACTCGTAGTCGGAGGCGGGTCTCGCCGGGCcctgagcagctgcagcgggggTTGCAGCGAGTGCTGtagcacacgcagcagcgctcggGCTGGCCTGCTCTGCCGTTTCTCCAGATACTTCGGCGTGATTCGGGGCGGAGGGGCCCTCATTGGCCACGGGCCTGGCGTCACCGCCCTGCAGCTGAGCGCAGAGGTTCAGCAACGCTGCGTTGACACCGGAGTCCGACGACATTTCGGAAAGCCTGCGTACGTGTATGGGTGCAGAGCTGAGATATTTTTAAGTCTAGGCAATAAGTTCGAAGCCAAGTTCGTTCTTGCGTCACGTGAAACGTCGTCGGCGGAAGAGTTAGTGATTGGGAAGGAGCAGTGTAGGTGGGAAACAGAGAAGACAGAGACACGTACACGGCACACTTGTtgaaaggggagggaaaaGATGGCGTGGCACCGACGCCATTAGACCCCTCCTCGCAGCTGTTGCAGCCTAAGCTGGCACGCAGCCTGAGGAGTCGTGCTTCGAATGCAAGGCCGTCCTTGCCAGCGGCTTCGCTTGCTACTGCGCAGTAGCAAGCATAGCCCACGACCATTTCGGTCGCCAGCACCCCCTGTCCCCGTGACGATATCATTCAAGTCCCCCATCCTCGCTCttgtgtctctccctctctctattgTTACGGAGAAACGCCAGCATCGAGCATTAACATCCAAGAGGCCTGCGGAGATCGctggagagagaagaggtgcacacacacacacacaaaatgCCCACAGAGAGCCCACCGAAGAAAAACACGACGCAACGATCTGGACGACGCGATCAACGACACCATCGCCAGATGAGCGACAGAAATACCCACGAAACAGAACGGAGGACACAAGATGGGCAAGATACCGATCGAGTCCCCCGTTTCCTACGAGACACCCGGGGTCCGGTGAGGACATGCCCAGAGACGATGTAGAAGTCTAACAGGTACGCCACCTGCGCCCATACAACCTCACCAAGAATGTTGTCTGCCGGTGaacacgtgcgtgtgcgccactGCTCACACTGGCCATTGAAACGGAaacatgcgcacagacacacacggacCATCGCAACCCTAAGTTTCTCTGAGGGATTACAAAGCAGCCCATCAACAGCATCCGCCAAAGTCATCTGTAAAAGTTGCAGCGCATCCTCCCTCTGCTTACACATCCTTTCACATCTACGGCGTCACCCTGTTTGTTTTCATGACTTCGCACACCTCTGCAACTTCTCGTACATGTTTCTGAGGTAGTACATCCAACCGATATCCAGATATACACTCCGGCACACGCCAAGAGGGTGACAACATCGAGGAGAATTCTTTCGTACGACGCGTCCCATTGCAACAGCGAGCACGTCGACAGATgtgcacgcatacacacacaaccacagcgcACGGGTGCCTCCGttgcgccacggcggcacctgAGCCCTCTAGGACGAGCCGACTGCCCTCGAACCGGGGCCATGCGTCGAACGGGCTCTTCTtgccctccctcgctcctccctcgcatgcgtgctgcgtCTCCAGCGATAGGCGGGCCTGGACGCACTGCACATCTGGATCCAAAGCGGGCAGCGTCCAGGGTCCTGgtcgagggcggaggcaccGGTGTCCGCCGTGCGGCtagtggagggggtggcctAGGCGCATGCCGCATGGGCTCGGGGAATGAGTtgggcagccgcaggccAGGACCCTCTGGAGACCCTGTGCTCCGCCTGCGTGTGCCATGCCGTAATACGGTGTGGAGGCCCTCCACATGGGTGCCCGGAGGACTCGATGCTGCCATTCGGGGCGCACTCGCCATGCTGCCGGCATCTGTGCCCCAGCAGTCCGCAGGGTgtggtgcaggaggtggcgcctgctccgcgcacatgcacgggGGGTTACTGATAGGTATAGATATCTTCGCGCCTTGTTCGGATGTGAGGCGCCATGCCGACTGTGCTGgacagcaccggcgcacaaAGAGCTCACAGCCTCTGCTCCTGAGGGGTCACAGGGGGCAGTCGTGGGCACCTGACGGGGGAAGCCCATTCCGCGCGAGTGGGATGTGCGTAACCAGGTCACTGCCTGCAAGGTCATAGGGTGCAACCAGAGGCTTGTTGAGGGTTGGGCGCTCCGCCAATCTTGCATAGCATACCGGGCACAACCCCTCATCTGAGGCCCTCAAAGCAGACGcagatggcggtggtggtggtgagttACCACGATCCTAGCAGTGCAGTGGACAGAGCACCACCTGCATTTCAGCTTGTCCGTGCCAGTCACCCGCCGTCGCAGGAATCCAAAGTACCGACGGGAGCCCGTGCAGAGCTGGGCAGTCATGGTTTCCTCTCGTCTTGCAGTCTCAGGAAGATCGTTCCTCTGGTGTGGGACGGATACCGCCAAGGAGTCATTGTCTCAACATGTCGCGCCGTGTAGCGCTTCTGCCGGGGATGCCAGCCTGGCGTGTGAGACCAGTGTGAACGGACCCGCGATTTGTGCagttggcggtggtgcgtccGACGGTTGCCGATTTCAGTCGTGACCACTTCGGCGTTCTGCACAAAGCTACAATGtccgcacacacccacacactgAAATGAGAGGCCCAGGCGGCGGGGCCGGTAGCGCCAGCCTGCGTGCCCAGAGACGTCGCGACATGCCATCGTCCACCGCTGCAAGGTCCGTGCTGAGTGTCAGGATGGCGGAAAGCGAgtccgcagcagccgcacggGTTTCTCTGTCTTGGTCGATCGAGTTGTCCTCGCCGAAGGTCCGGGCTTCAGTTCCACTGCTTCACGCCCAGCGCGGTTGGTGCACGTAAAGTGGCCACAGGCTGCCGTCGCACCACCAACGGTGAATATGATGATTGTCCAGCACCGCGTTCGCTCCTGACTTAATGTCTGTCGGTCCTGCGCCGTCTGTCCACAGCGGGTACCAGAGCTCCACAAGCGGGCAGGCGGGcggacggggggggggtcgcTGCTTGCATcctgctgtttttttttctcgtctCCCGCACAGTCCGCCAGCAGCCCAGCCGACGTAGCTGAGCGgaaagacgaaaaaaaaatcgtgGCGCCGTGTACGAGTCCTTCTACCAccgggcacacacagagacacgtCGCCGGCATTCACCATCCCTGGAATGCCGAGAGAGGCACTAGTCGGAGCGGAGGCGATACACACATCacgagaaaagaaaaaaagaaatggcGCATAAGCCCATTCGCCCGTCAGCGACCACGAGTCCGGCGGCTTTCAGTTTCGTGGAAGGCACTGCAGACCATCGCCAGCTCGGTAGGTATGCCGTGTATGTTGATCACGCAGCGGGGTTGACGATAGTTCCCGTTCATTATCACCCGAGTTTCGCTGATGCACCTCATTGCATGGTAGCAGAGATGTTGTTGGACAGCCAGTCGAGACCTTCGTAGAGGCCTTGCGCCGTTGTGGCGCAGCATCCCTGTATGTACCACCGGCGATTGCGGACGTTGTACAGGCCAAGCTTCTCTGTAATCTGCGTCGTTGTCAGCGCATTCGGCAGATCTTGCTTGTTGGCGAACACGAGCAGCACTGCATtacgcagctcctcctcagccAAGATCTTGTCCAGCTCTTCCTTCGCCAGCATCATGCGCTCCGGATCGTTGCTGTCCACAACGAAGATGACGCCGTTGGAGCCCTGGTAGTAGTAATGCCAGAGCGAGCGCAGCTTCTGCTGACCGCCCACATCCCACATGGTGAATTTCAAGTTCTTATACTCGACCGTCTCGACGTTGAAGCCGAtggtcggcgtcgtcgtgaCAACCTCGCCCAGCTTCAGCTTGTAGATAATGGTGGTCTTGCCGGCGGCATCAAGACCGACCATGACAATGCGCACCTCCTTTTTGCCCATAAGAGAGCTGAAGGCGGAGGCCAACCACTGTCCCATGGTGACTAAGAGGATAGATGCAGAAAGCGAGAGTGCTTGTGTGGGCCACTGtaggagaaggggagggagcggaTAGAGCAAGACAGCgtggagagcgagagcagcggGGCAATGGCAAGTACTGAgggcgcgtgtgtacgtgcacGGGATGGGTACGCATGTGCTCAAGAGACCATCAaggcaaaaagaaaaaaaacgaaggcgCGAGGGTGCTCAAAAagtggaggcggagagaaggggatGGCGAGTGAGTGATACGAGGAGAAGTGCGCCGAAAAGCGCTGTCATGGGAGTACGGTGCGTGGGCAGACCAATTCCAGTCGACATGGTTGCGTAGCGCACTGacggacgcacacacacacacacacacacaccgccgaTAAACAAGGGTGGCGCATCATCACCTCACAACAGGTAGGCACATTGATCCTTGTCGTGTTGGGACGTGCTGTCCTTTGGCTCCATAGCAGACCTCCACCCGCCCATGCATGCGAGCCCGCTGGTGACGGGCACATTTTGCCGCAGAGATAAAaagcgagggggggggcagcgagCAGAGacacggagggggagagaaagagggcgGGCTGAGGTGAAAGACAGGCAGACAAGGTGGAGAGATGGACGGCCGATTGGAGGGCGCGgggcagacacagacacgcccAGTGAACAGGAGCGAGGGAGCCCAAGAACGAACACAAAATGGTTCAGGAAGGAGAAACCCATGCACGTTAGCGCTGCACCCATGGAGGTTGACGTGGATGTGActgtgcccccctccccctccctcgcaaGCATGAAATCAGATAGAGAGAGGTAGAGAATTgtggggaaagggagagggagggagctACCACGCCCCACATGCACAGACGCACTCCCGTACGCCGCGGACAGAGGCCGCCGAGAGGAAATAGGATGAGAGCCCTACAAGAGGGCACACTCATATAAAAACACGTCTGCaacggggggaggaggaggaggaggaggaggagaggggcaacAGAGGAGAGGACCAGCCGCACAAACATCGACCGTCGTGAGTGAGGTGTGCACCACAGAGAAAGacatacacgcgcgcgcgggaAAAAAGATGAAGACCTGaaaagaggagaaggacgcTTAtacctatatatatatatatgtgcgtgtgtgtgtgtgcgtgcatggaCCCGCTCTCCTGAGGTGAAACGTAGCCGACCCACTCCCTGGTGACCAGCTCGACGAGACGAACCTTATCTTTGTCttgtctctcctccccttcccccgtcTTCCGCGGAGGTGAAGTTGGTCTCACCTACCAGCTGTCgaagagacggagaagagagTCGACAGCCGCCATCCTTCACTGTTCTCAGGCACGCCTTTCACGGCAGTGTATctcggcgcacgtgcgcacattCGTTATCCCTCCGCTCACACCTGCAGTGGTAGAGCCAAGGAATGCATCCCTGACGCCGAGCACAACAGCTGAAAACACCAAGAGAGCCAGATACATGCATGAACTTACGTGGGGCAATGCGCTGAAGTGATGGGAGCGGGTCGTGACAGAGCTGCCACGCAAGATCCACGCGCCTTCGGCGAGACCAGAGGCGCACAGGGGTGGGTGCCTCACGTTGACTCGCAGAActggtgctggcggtggtgtaATGCACAAGACATGGCCGATGCTTGACGGATTCGGTGGATCGGGTCTCCGGTAC
This genomic stretch from Leishmania mexicana MHOM/GT/2001/U1103 complete genome, chromosome 30 harbors:
- a CDS encoding putative aminopeptidase, whose product is MDSSAYIWNPVQCTVQLVFSRPSSGAAIRAGSAYHGTSIIRYRREPYRDTADSAAGTASSSAASPSEGNSEYEDFLRHRRVIAEKNALHLHALTTAGGIYKDARVLDVQSYQVRCVSISADAGAAVLRVVSVEQEDAGAASAGSSTSGGAGKRKGSSKVWKKGGTDVAEHDAQTSGDSPTPAAVDWGSKLILFEGAGSLPPFSEVDLTTQFIGRVQSFDCGGIYAAGGISSNPSTEDVPLLTHFEVRFARCAFPAPDDPQYRLEWQLKSIQVPSSFRTILTNGEERGRKELAAQQAVQVSFAPCGPLPAYVFSFACFPGIAEVESMSAAGDGLEVVEGSLDVPKFAGDIVSGLSDTSNLSHTPVPVRVLARRQARIATATLERVLRLTIESVIALQHLFQCPLPLLQCEHLDVLLGPTMPYISGMEHHCSIILNEAIYQPGRKTAAAGGGSAHSTAEVEQTELIVHELTHHWVGNALGLPFAVKEGICQVIEQCVGDTLLGKPMRTYKADSSGSAKPESSSPSSSTAKPPKSTIRASEKGHEFTGTSYQHALSAIKRLVAEHGFDRFVACLRQLMHVHVVVPAIAVEESGGIQVLRYVRSGIATPPYLSTEQFLRNVESAL
- a CDS encoding putative ADP-ribosylation factor, which codes for MGQWLASAFSSLMGKKEVRIVMVGLDAAGKTTIIYKLKLGEVVTTTPTIGFNVETVEYKNLKFTMWDVGGQQKLRSLWHYYYQGSNGVIFVVDSNDPERMMLAKEELDKILAEEELRNAVLLVFANKQDLPNALTTTQITEKLGLYNVRNRRWYIQGCCATTAQGLYEGLDWLSNNISATMQ